A stretch of DNA from Juglans microcarpa x Juglans regia isolate MS1-56 chromosome 5D, Jm3101_v1.0, whole genome shotgun sequence:
ATTGCTTAAGTTCTAAGTTCTGCTGCATACTTGGCGACCTTAAAAAACTCCagctttcaatttttaaaagtaagGAAAGGCACAATGCAataactccttgccgagggcttgtgcaccaTTGGGATTAGTCAGGACGCTGTTCCTAGACATCCGGTGccaatcaaacaaaaaagtaGGCATTAATGCAATGGGATatgattgtgataccccattctgataaatgataaagttaggtggtgtatgagatcctacattgtttgggaatgagaagttcttgcttgTTGTAATGTTCCAATGAGACTCCAATTATATcgttgactagtccttttggagtataggccacgTGGCTTAGGCCTTctattggggtgttacaaatggtatcagagcctatcccaaccagaaatgtgggacttgagttgTGCCACCTACGACAGACGGACTCGACGAGGATGTTGGGAATGTaaggggggagattgtgatacctcatattgaatgataagtgataagggtaTGTAGTGTataggatcccacattgtttgggaatgagaaattcttgctctttatattGGTTCCAATGgagctctaattgtatcattgactagtccttttagagtataggccacgTGGCTTGGCTTTTCCTCTGGGGTGTTACAACATCGTTTGAAATCGTTTGTTGAAAAGTTCTCTAaacctattttttaattttattcatcagtTTTTGCCAGCTAGGAGAGTTAAAGAAAAAGCCAAAAAGCTTAGAAGGTCTATCTCCAAAGATATGCTCGAAAGCACTACATCAAGGAACATACTGGCCATGACATTTAGGCAAGTAGTTTTGCAGCAGATTTACAACTTTGAACTGGTGGTTTTTAGTCCTGGCTCAGAAAGAAATATGAAGGATCTTGAAAACCCAAGAGAGGTTTGTAATCCTTCCTTATTACTCGTATCTTTTGGCATCTGCATCGCAAATTCATAGATTGTAATACCATATAAATATGTCTGTCCTGCAGGTGCCATATGATACTGATAGGTTCAGTTCTCTTATGCCTTTCGTATCAGCAGGTCCTTGAATCTTTTAGCCTCACCTCATCAGATGAAAGAGTTATCTCTGTACTTGCAGAAGCCTTTTGCATTTCTGCTCTTCAAAGCAATGAAAGACATTTCCTTGATAACATATTGGGCAATACTTCAAGTAATTTCTTCCGTTGGTTTCGAAAGCCCAGAAGGGTTGCATCAAAAGATTCTTCAGTCATCatatacaaattatttgagGATGAGATAATTGAAAATGCCAAGATTCTGCTGGAAAAGTTTAATTCAACGAAGAGTAACCTTAAGCCCCAGGAAACAGAATCAAAGCACTATTGGTGGATGCCATCAGGACACGTGGAATTGGAAAAGATTGGTGGTCCTGAGTTCGGTGCTTGGACAAGTGAGTATATCCCTGCTTATAAGCTACAAATTGACGCTGATAGACTCAACACTATTGATTTCAAGGGCTGGAAAAATTGTGAACAGAATCGGTGGGAAGTGCTTCTTACCCACTCCCAAATGGTATGCCATTCATTTATTAACTGTTTGGGTTTTAGGATTTGCATAGTGCTTCATTCCTATTGTGCAGATCTAGGaattttatatatgttgaatTGTCCATGTACCATTTGAGGTCTCCAGCCTTTTTTTTCACTATTActtattcacaatttattttcaatgtacgtgatTTAAAGCCCTCCCCATCACACACGCACCCTAAAAAAAAGTACAGTCCCAGGTGGGTTGGGGCAGAGGGATGAAGCCAAACTTGTAATAAACATTTACAAGGgttagttttattaaaattgttttatcAGCAGTCAGTTGAACCATATTTgattgagtgttttttttttttttttttttttttttttttttttttttttttttatagcattgattatttttcagttttgatcCTAGCTTATAAACTTTGCAGGTTGGATTGGCTGAAACTTTAGATATGTACTACGAAGATGTTTACTCACTGCCCAATAAACAGCTATCATGTGGCGTGGTTGCAAGTTTTGCAAACTTGTCCAACAAAAAGGTATttgatcaattttcttttccacaTTGGCTCTTGGTTGATATAACACTTGGGCCCTTGGCTTTACATGGCTTGCTGGCCACTATGAGCAAGGGTTTTCTTGTCCTTCTTAATGAGAAAATTATCTTAATGTAGTCCAAAACTAAGGTAGTTGGGgttctgaaaattttaaaatttaagaatcaaTTAGAAGAAGTGACATGTTTGAAAATTGACATGAAATGAATACTTCGTGATTTTGCTTAAAGTTCaattggtcttggtggtatgctccctttaggtccaaggttcaaatctcactatgtgcaaacaatctctagggatcatcggactgggggattttccccttgaattacccgaggtgcacttgcgggaaactccttgctgagggcttgtgcacctccgggattagtcaggatgttgttcttggacacccggtgccaataaaaaaaaagttgcttaAAGTTCAAGAAGATTCACATCTTAACTTTTTCATGAATCATTTGTTTAACAATTGTTCATGATATGATTTATGGaaaaaacaattgttttttatatgtttgGTTTGGAACATCCAAGGAGTGGTACCTATTTGGGACATCCTGATAGATATGGAGAATCTTTACTTGAGCTTATACTACAGTTAAATTGCAATCTCTTAGTGGTTCTGTCTTTTTTACTAATACTTTTTGTCTGTAACCAAATGACTCCTTGTCAGTATCATTCATTGGGGACTTGGTACTGACTCATTTCACCAAAACCTTTATCCTAATTCCCAACTAGTTGGGCCTGGGGTAATTCGTGGTATCTTGTTACAGAAAAGCTGTGCTTGATCTCTGCCATTTGATTCAGTTGAAATGAGTATTTGTTTAATTCAGTCGAGTTTTGTTCATTGGCATGGGATAATTGGTTCCTTGACTTGCAGAGGAGCTCTTCTTTTTTCAAACTGCTGTCTTTTAGTCTTGCAACTGGAGTTTTTCTGGTTATAATCAGTGCTCTCGGTCAACTTGGTTTGCCTTATCTAAGCAAAGGAGGAACTTACCGTGTAGAAGATGGATCTCTTCCATCATCTGAAGTTGACTATGCACTAAACATGTCTCTGGATGCTACAGAGGTATTTATGCATTTCGAACATTGTATCTTTTAATCAATTAAATATAGTTTACACTGAGGAAATTTTGTCTGTTAACTAGTTTagttattttacttaaaaaaaagttattttggcTTCAACTTGTAACAGCACGTGGGAGTTTAGAAGAAATTAGCATGTGAGGCTGTAGAAGAATGAGAAGCAAGGAGCTCGGTTAACAGTTATCTTGAAAGTGCACTGAATATATAGCAATTCTTGTGCCTATGGAACAACCCAAGAAAAGCCTAGGCCACATATGGGCCTATACACTATAAAATGACTTGTCATGATTATAATTGGAGCCattagaatcattataaagggcaaGAGTTTGTCCCTCGCAAGCAATGTAGGTTCTCAATTATCACCTTCCTACTCTCAATCCTAGGTATTACAATTTCTCCCCCTTAAATTCTTGAAGTCCTCGTCAAGCCAAGCCATCATAAGTGGTGCTCAAGTCCCACACTTCCGGTAGACTGACTCTAATTACCATTTGTAATAACCCAAGGGAAAGCCCAAGCCGCATCTGCTGattattaatattctatcatttgTAATGAACTTTATTGTTGGTATGGGTTGACGATGCTTGATGGATCcatagaaatgacataaaatcGCTATTCAGTTGAGGACTTGGTAGTGcccttttacttataaaaaaaagacttgGTAGTGCCCTTTTGTTAAATCATGTTTGTACATACTGCACCCCTATTACTAATGACTTTAGGAATTATATCTACATATGTAACCAGTGCTTTAGTGCTGTTATTAAAGattcacatttttctttcttgttataccctgaattataattttgattctCCTCAAAAGGTTTAATTGTAAACTTCATTTGGATAGTTGGAAGCATTTTGCATCTCAATTGTCAAAAAGATGACGGATGCTTATGGTTGGCCCGGGGATATATTGACAGAAACAAGCATTGGTGCCTGGACTGGGGAACTACCACCCTACCTGAGGATGGTCAGTGAAGCTGATTCCATTGGTGAAGGCATTTCAGCTGCTGCTTTAGAGAAAATTGATGCTGAAATGAAAATTTCTGCACAGTATATTGCTAGTTATCAGGTAAACACAAACTGCTCGTATTATGTTTGCTTTATTTCTTGCACTCTGTGTCACAGAAGTAATAATACAATGCAGGAGAAGCATAAGCCTACACAATTTTCTGATCCCAGTATCCTCACGCATAACATCTTTCTGTTCCCTGGGTGAGGATACTGGAAGAATACATAATTGCTGTTTTGAGTCTGTATAAATCATTTGCAAATGCTGAGAACAGAGAAGAAAATTAAGGACATTGAGGGAAATGTGCAAATCCCATGGGTTTCTCTAGACTGGTTTATTGGTCTAGCTGGCTGTGATATTAATCTGATTTAATGGACTGCTTTCCTTATTGCACCAAGCAAAGCGCAAGCGTTGCCTGGGACCTGCTGAAAATCTTGTCACCTAATGATATCGTGATTGGTATGGCAGATATAGTTCTTTGAACTTTGATGTAGCATTTGTGCCTTAAATAGGTTTGATCTGGGGGGACCACAGGGGATGACAATATATGTATTCTTGGGTGGCTTTTTTTAATACCATTGAATAATTTTCAAAACTCGGGGGCCTGGCTTCAACGTTGCTCCAGAGTATCTGTATCCTCTTCATTATCTTGTTTTGTGTTGGTGGTATATCACTGTTAAtttgttctttttcatttttgttgaaaTGTAGGTGGTTTTGTCAATTGATGGGAAGATTATTGGGTTTCAACCTTTGAGCAGGGTAGCTATTAATCACTGGGCTGCTAATCCCCTAGCAAAGGAGTTGTATGGGGGTAAAAAACTTTCTCCTGGTAGGTCCAAATTGCGTTttatctttttacaaaaagaaaaaaaatctgttagGTCATTGTGTCTGACGCTGCTGCTGAGTTAATATAGCTCGTCATTTTTGGGCTTGTGTCGTGTAGGTTTTGTGGAACCTGGTCTCAAGGTGCATCATCCCAATAAATTAGTTGTGTTAGAATTGCTGGTGTCAGTTAACCCGGATGCCTGCTTTGCTTTGGCCAGGCCATTCAGATGATGTATTGCCTAGTAGTTGTATATGAAGACTACTGCCTCCAGCTTGTCGTTGCCGCCTTATATGGGTTCAACACCAATATACTGGAAATTTACATGTTAGATTAATGGCCACAGGAAAACTTGTGTGAATTTTCTAGCACCAAGAGCTGTTTATGCCCAAGTTCTCTCCGGCATCAGCATCGCCAGGCCTGAGATTTGAAGGAATCGATGGAAGCCTACTTTAGGACAGCTGGGGTTGGCATTCCCATTATACAATTTCTTGTTCATTAATGTAGTCATGGCATAGAATGCTACTGTCACATTGTTTACTAGTCTTATTCCGATGCGTTTATCTTTAATTTCTGACTTGCGAGTTGTTACCGTccgtttttctccttttgtggGTCGGGAAGATAATTTGTCCTGATGCAAtcgttttaacttttaactcaaAACTAGAAAATGATTGGCTGAACTACAAATTTATATCGTATGTCCATATTTGCATGTTTTTGCTTCATCCTCCCTTAGCTTTCTCGATTTCCGCTCCACTCCACTCGCAGCTCAAGATTCTTAATAACGGGTAGGACTTAGGAGAATAATGATTTTGGGCTTGGCCTCTTCTTGGGCCTTACCCGCTCTATTGGGGCCTTGTCAGAATACAATCATTCAAATTCTCCTTCTgattcttatgttttttttttggtactcGATGTCTGGTTTATACAGCCCGTCTTGTGATCATTACGTTATGAGTAGAAGAATAATAACATGAGTGACATGCTTGAGAACGTGCAGCGAGTGGCAAAGGTAACTAACTTCTATGACAATTAAGTAAATAAGTGTTGTATTGGAATTTGTCAAAATAAATGGGTAGGTAGCTTTGTCAAATCCTGTGAATCGAATTAGACGGAGGCTTCACACAAGAGTAGGAGTGCAACGGAAGGCCATCAAAAGTAGCAAACCATCACAACCCGAAGAATAGGACCACTGAAAGATCATGCCAAGAAATCAATCTGATCTTCATTGTTTTACagttataaatttatgattttcagATCTGGATCTCTCGTGCATGCTGAACATATCCCTTTTTTACTGATTCCGTATTCTCTCTTTCAGATGCACTAGTCTGGCAGCCGGCCATCCCTATATATCTAAGGTTGGTCTTCTTCTCTATCTATTTAAATTGTTGCAAGACATGAGTAAGTAGTACCGATCCAACTCTTTGGTGTCTTTGTTGACGTGTGGTTGCTTAGATTTgatttatcttttcattttgacGGGAGCCTAAAATCTCCTTTGTAACAACCTTCTTCGTGATTTAAAATTGCAGGTCTGTAAGTGCTAGATCTCCCTCTTCGTAGTAGGCTAGCTCCGTGACTTGTTAATTAGCTAATTTTGCAGCAAATATGACTATAAGCGACAAAAACCTTCATATAGTCATGTACCCGTGGTTTGCCATGGGCCACCTAACCGCATTCCTCCACAGCTCCAACAAACTTGCTGAGAGAGGCCACAGAATCTCTTTCTTCCTCCCAACCAAAACTCAACCAAAGCTTGAGCCTTTCAATCTGCATAAAGACCTCATTTCGTTCATCCCAATTACCGTTCCACAGGTGGATGGCCTTCCGCCCTGTACCGAAACAACCGCAGATGTTCCTTTCTCATTGCATTCCCTCCTCATGACTGCCATGGATCTTACTGAACCCACAATTGAAGCCTCTCTTCGTGACCTCCAACCccatttcatattttatgatttCACTCACTGGGTACCAGCGTTGGCACACCGACTGGGCATCAAGGCTATACATCATTGCACTATTAGTCCAGCGTCCGTTGGTTATTTGTTGAGCCCAGAAAGAAAACTTGATGAAAAACCTTTAACAGAGGCTGATCTTAAGGCACCTCCGCCAAGTTTCCCACCTTCTTCGATCAAGCTTCGCGCCCATGAGGCCCGAGAACTAACGTTCGCAACTATGAAAGAATATGGCCATCGTATATCTTTCGTGGAACGCCTTATGTTCTCTTGCAGAGATTGTGACGCGCTTAGTTTTAGAAGTTGTAGGGAGATGGAAGGGCCGTACTTTGAATATATTGAAGGACAGTTTAGAAAACCTGTGATTCTTGCAGGGCCTATAGTGCCTGAACCACCAACCTCATCATTACAAGAGAAATGGGCAAAGTGGCTGGATGGTTTCCATGCCAAAACCGTGATATTCTGTGCATTTGGAAGCGAATGCATTTTAAAGAAGGATCAGTTTCACGAACTGGTTTCGGGTATAGAACAATCAGGTATGCCATTTCTCGCTGCCTTGAAACCACCAATGGGGGTTGAAACGATTGAGTCTGCATTGCCGAAAGGGTTTGAAGAGAGGGTAAAGGGAAGAGGGGTTGTTCACGGGGGTTGGATTCAGCAGCAGTTGATTCTGAGGCACCCTTCTGTGGGGTGCTTCGTGACGCATTGCGGATCAGGTTCTTTATCCGAAGCCATGGTGAGTGAGTGCCAGTTAGTGTTTCTGCCACACGTTGGGGATCAAATCATCAATGCGAGGCTGATGAGCGGAGATTTAAAAGTCGGAGTTGAGGTTGAAAAGGGTGAAGAAGACGGGCTGTTTACAAGGGAGGGTGTGCGCCAGGCAGTGAGGGCTGTAATGGATGATGATAGTAAGGTGGGGAAGGAGGTGAGAACCAACCATGCAAAATGGAGAGAGTTCTTGTTGAGCGAAGGGCTTGAGAAGTCCTACACTGACGATTTTGTTCAAAGGCTGTATTCTCTGCTCAAATGACTTTATTGCAACCCAAGATATAGATAGTAATATTAATCATTATATCTTGATAGtgaataatgattaagtaatttAATTCCCGATTTGATGATCTTATGTGCTCTGGTCTTTCTTACCTTCTGATTCCTAAACCGCTACGTccatataattcttttttaatgaaCAATTACATCAAGCCATGGGAGATGATCGTGGGGTTTTAACTTTCTagtacataaatataaaaaataaatggctATCtaactataaatagtaatttttgttattttttcgttaattttttttgtttttccgtTATGTCCATTAAGTCTTGTTTTATCAAAAGGCCCTTAAAACTCTTGATCATTTGACGTTTAgctctcttgtagaatttaatgaaggatcatattttaccaaaaagtccttaagacccttgaccatttgacgtgtaactctattgtagaatttaatgaaagatcatgttttatcaaaaggcCTTTAATAGCCCTGCGGCGCACATGAATTGACGCGTCACTTTTTCATGTCCTTTTTATTCTGATAGtgtactcattttcctttctttttgtttcaattttttttaaaataaaaaaattgaaatgacttTACTCTTTAGAACAGAAACGCTTTAGAACATTCTCATTgtaaaattcaactttaagtaaatttaactaataaaatacttaaaacactcaatatatattattaattattaatttaattagaatataattattattaatattttaattagtagaactataaaatgtgataaaattaaaaattgaaaaaattattatattaaaaaatttttattattatatagaaagtaaatagataatccaatatggatgcaGACCAATGCTTATATTTTGCTGaagtataactttttttttaatcttgattttgactttctttaacattctattttctttttccagatAAATAAGCTActgaatttttcaatttttttctttttattttatttaaatcattatgtcataTGTACTCTGGGGCTAATGCACCCCCtagtgtgtgtttgtgtgtatatatatatatagatatatatttgcAACTACCATGATCAATGATGGAAGATTTAAAGCTgaattttttggtttatttaacCAAAGAGAAAGTCCATTTACAACTGTCGAGGGAAACCGCGTCCCACGTGGCCAAATAGAAACAACGACGTTTCTATCTTCTTCCGTCTTcctttttttatcatttgtaaGTCCTAGCGATAGCAGGGAGGAAGAGCTCGATCCATTGGACCATGGTCATGCTCTGCAGCTTCAACGTCCATTTGGAGAAAACTACAATCGGATATGAagtagaagatgaagatgacgaCGACGTGCGGGGGTGCTGCAATGGAATGATCTTCATGGACCGAGTTGACGTCGGCATCAAGTAGTTTGACTTTCATCGGATCCAGCCATGCCATCGTTCGAGAAGCTCCACCCCGGCGACAGACAACGCTAACAAGTTATGGAAGGCTGAAGAATGGAAGACCCTAGTTTTTCATCACCTATATTCTCTCATTTATgcttttcttgcattttttgttcttattttcacAGTATACCCAAAACACTTTGTGCTTATAAAAATCGTCTAAAAGTTCAAAGAAGCTCTTCTAACATGATACGGAAGGAACTCTTCCAGAGAGAATGGGCATTAGAGAATTTTCTCCCAAGGAATCTAAATTTCTTCCATGATAGGAGCAAAATCGCAGACCCAAAATCGTAGCTTTTCTTCTagaccattttttttcttccaaaccTTTTAAATGCTCCAAAATGAggaagagaaaataagaagGTGATGGAAGCAAAATCGCAGAACACAATGGGAAGAGAATTTAAAAGGTGATGCAATTTTAAAAGTTGCCTTGCCCTCGTTCTCATTGAACTCTGGTTAAACATTGTGTTCTAGAGCTTTTGATggtgaaagagaaaatgagaaggTGATGGGAGCAAATTGCAAGAATCTGacgatttttcttttaatgtatGGCTGAGTGGATTATCCCACGGTTTCGCGCGTCGATTGTCCCTAacagaattgttttttttaatatattagcTGACATGGCTCTGATTACTCCACAGTTTTGCGCGTTGATTGTTCCTAGCAGAATTGatcatcaaaaacaaaaacaacttaAAAGTAAAGGTGAAATGAAATATCAGtaaaatctataatatttatagtttgaGTGAATTGCTTTaatagtattaaatatttaagaaatgttATGACGCTCTTATTATGAGTCTATCTTTATCTTAATTGTTCTAGATAGAAACCTTactgtttgaaaattttttgattTACAAGTGTTAGAAAGAtgagtaatactaaatataattataagttatGCAAGTACCgacacttattttaaaaaatagtgggagaagtattaaaaatttattttttttcatctgaattttatatttacttactttgTTTAAAATGGATGCGCGATACATTGCTATAAAATACCTCTATTGTATCAACGATCTTTTCTTTCGGCCATCCGGCATCAAATTTCTTTTTGCCCATGGACTTAAGGGTTGTTGATCCTGCCATCACTCATTTTAGCCCATCACCAATAACTACAGATCAGGAAATTAGTAGTTA
This window harbors:
- the LOC121265991 gene encoding uncharacterized protein LOC121265991 isoform X2 is translated as MPVLQSLSHLNPLVPVRPRTLFPKPLNFVTKLRLKTPGNALPVLSCSSPKSLPATEQEVLQAVVESDEKTLPCVRTYENNLARLTLVGSVDLEQALTAAAADGGEAAAEHIDSGVPAMVVETVFPGPSDKRSTVSTRLFLPARRVKEKAKKLRRSISKDMLESTTSRNILAMTFRQVVLQQIYNFELVVFSPGSERNMKDLENPREVLESFSLTSSDERVISVLAEAFCISALQSNERHFLDNILGNTSSNFFRWFRKPRRVASKDSSVIIYKLFEDEIIENAKILLEKFNSTKSNLKPQETESKHYWWMPSGHVELEKIGGPEFGAWTSEYIPAYKLQIDADRLNTIDFKGWKNCEQNRWEVLLTHSQMVGLAETLDMYYEDVYSLPNKQLSCGVVASFANLSNKKRSSSFFKLLSFSLATGVFLVIISALGQLGLPYLSKGGTYRVEDGSLPSSEVDYALNMSLDATELEAFCISIVKKMTDAYGWPGDILTETSIGAWTGELPPYLRMVSEADSIGEGISAAALEKIDAEMKISAQYIASYQVVLSIDGKIIGFQPLSRVAINHWAANPLAKELYGGKKLSPGFVEPGLKVHHPNKLVVLELLVSVNPDACFALARPFR
- the LOC121265993 gene encoding cyanidin 3-O-galactoside 2''-O-xylosyltransferase FGGT1 yields the protein MTISDKNLHIVMYPWFAMGHLTAFLHSSNKLAERGHRISFFLPTKTQPKLEPFNLHKDLISFIPITVPQVDGLPPCTETTADVPFSLHSLLMTAMDLTEPTIEASLRDLQPHFIFYDFTHWVPALAHRLGIKAIHHCTISPASVGYLLSPERKLDEKPLTEADLKAPPPSFPPSSIKLRAHEARELTFATMKEYGHRISFVERLMFSCRDCDALSFRSCREMEGPYFEYIEGQFRKPVILAGPIVPEPPTSSLQEKWAKWLDGFHAKTVIFCAFGSECILKKDQFHELVSGIEQSGMPFLAALKPPMGVETIESALPKGFEERVKGRGVVHGGWIQQQLILRHPSVGCFVTHCGSGSLSEAMVSECQLVFLPHVGDQIINARLMSGDLKVGVEVEKGEEDGLFTREGVRQAVRAVMDDDSKVGKEVRTNHAKWREFLLSEGLEKSYTDDFVQRLYSLLK
- the LOC121265991 gene encoding uncharacterized protein LOC121265991 isoform X1 → MPVLQSLSHLNPLVPVRPRTLFPKPLNFVTKLRLKTPGNALPVLSCSSPKSLPATEQEVLQAVVESDEKTLPCVRTYENNLARLTLVGSVDLEQALTAAAADGGEAAAEHIDSGVPAMVVETVFPGPSDKRSTVSTRLFLPARRVKEKAKKLRRSISKDMLESTTSRNILAMTFRQVVLQQIYNFELVVFSPGSERNMKDLENPREQVLESFSLTSSDERVISVLAEAFCISALQSNERHFLDNILGNTSSNFFRWFRKPRRVASKDSSVIIYKLFEDEIIENAKILLEKFNSTKSNLKPQETESKHYWWMPSGHVELEKIGGPEFGAWTSEYIPAYKLQIDADRLNTIDFKGWKNCEQNRWEVLLTHSQMVGLAETLDMYYEDVYSLPNKQLSCGVVASFANLSNKKRSSSFFKLLSFSLATGVFLVIISALGQLGLPYLSKGGTYRVEDGSLPSSEVDYALNMSLDATELEAFCISIVKKMTDAYGWPGDILTETSIGAWTGELPPYLRMVSEADSIGEGISAAALEKIDAEMKISAQYIASYQVVLSIDGKIIGFQPLSRVAINHWAANPLAKELYGGKKLSPGFVEPGLKVHHPNKLVVLELLVSVNPDACFALARPFR